A DNA window from Camelina sativa cultivar DH55 chromosome 13, Cs, whole genome shotgun sequence contains the following coding sequences:
- the LOC104738490 gene encoding uncharacterized protein LOC104738490 — protein sequence MKLFVETQSSSSFEIEVDHKDTLSEVLQDDLDIEQCQIFHESRLQLLVSPDHNQTEQSPPPSNSTKEQIIDGHDQDVTTVTVQNDQSPLTNATESVINPHQDSTVPTQVPQTEQSPSSNSVEEMITNIQDLSAKERIRNKRIVLYVFPYSGESKAAKEIPVAVSVKKNDNVKELRNELVKIEERGELILPEEGYFLIHKNRVLNENLSFWVVGVDHEDTIRILPTHLTRGSFNLDS from the exons ATGAAGCTGTTCGTCGAGACTCAGAGTAGCTCATCGTTCGAGATTGAAGTGGATCACAAAGATACACTGTCAGAG GTTCTTCAAGACGATCTTGACATCGAACAATGCCAGATCTTCCACGAATCTCGTCTCCAACTCTTGGTTTCTCCTGACCACAACCAAACCGAGCAATCTCCTCCACCGTCAAACTCAACAAAAGAACAGATCATCGACGGTCATGATCAAGATGTAACGACTGTGACGGTTCAAAACGATCAATCTCCACTGACAAACGCAACAGAAAGTGTCATCAACCCTCATCAAGATTCGACTGTACCGACTCAAGTGCCTCAGACGGAGCAATCTCCATCGTCAAACTCAGTCGAAGAGATGATCACTAACATTCAAGATTTGTCTGCGAAGGAGAGGATCCGGAACAAGAGGATTGTCCTATACGTTTTTCCGTATTCAGGTGAGAGTAAAGCTGCCAAGGAGATTCCGGTGGCTGTGAGTGTGAAGAAGAACGATAACGTGAAAGAACTGAGGAACGAGTTGGTTAAGATTGAAGAGAGGGGTGAGTTGATTCTGCCGGAAGAAGGGTATTTTCTTAtacacaaaaacagagtcttgAACGAGAATCTCTCATTCTGGGTGGTTGGTGTTGATCACGAAGATACAATTCGGATCCTTCCTACACATCTTACTCGTGGCTCTTTTAACCTTGACTCTTAA
- the LOC104737463 gene encoding auxin-binding protein 1-like: MIVHSFGSASSSPIAAVFSAALLLFYFSDTILGAPCPINGLPILRNISDLPQDSYGRPGLSHMNIAGSVLHGMKELEIWLQTFAPGSETPIHRHSCEEVFVVLKGNGTLYLAETHGNFPGKPIEFPIFANSTLHIPINDAHQVKNTGHDDLQVLVIISRPPIKVFTYDDWFMPHTAARLKFPYYWDEQCLQESQKDEL, encoded by the exons ATGATCGTACATTCGTTTGGCTCCGCTTCGTCATCTCCGATCGCCGCCGTGTTCTCCGCCGCGCTTCTTCTGTTCTACTTCTCTGATACTATTCTAGGAGCTCCTTGTCCCATCAATG GTTTGCCAATCTTGAGGAATATTAGTGACCTTCCTCAGGATAGCTATGGAAGACCTGGTCTTTCTCACATGAATATTGCTGGCTCCGTATTACATGGAATGAAAGAG TTGGAGATATGGCTTCAAACATTTGCACCTGGTTCAGAGACGCCAATTCACAGGCACTCCTGTGAAGAGGTTTTCGTTGTCCTCAAGGGTAATGGTACTCTGTATCTCGCTGAAACACATGGAAATTTCCCTGGGAAACCAATTGAATTTCCTATCTTTGCTAACAGTACACTTCATATTCCCATCAATGATGCTCATCAG GTCAAGAACACGGGTCATGATGACCTGCAAGTGTTGGTTATTATATCTCGGCCACCTATTAAAGT CTTCACCTACGATGACTGGTTTATGCCACACACTGCTGCGAGGTTGAAGTTCCCTTACTATTGGGATGAGCAATGCCTTCAAGAATCACAAAAAGACGAGCTCTAA
- the LOC104737464 gene encoding transcription termination factor MTERF4, chloroplastic yields the protein MKIRFCSGFTKPGFLLVHFEPPSFLAVRSRSLSDSTYGNLCNHKKRPGIGIGVGLTVQCAIANRRFSSRSVDSPRRERSSRSSSSSGRDRDKDKDKGRGSQSLYSRPSLLDMNKDKAANRAKVYEFLRGIGIVPDELDGLELPVTADVMKERVEFLHKLGLTIEDINNYPLVLGCSVKKNMVPVLDYLGKLGVRKSTFTEFLRRYPQVLHASVVIDLAPVVKYLQGLDIKPTDVPRVLERYPEVLGFKLEGTMSTSVAYLVGIGVARREIGGVLTRYPEILGMRVARIIKPLVEYLEGLGIPKLAVARLIEKRPHILGFELADTVKPNVQILQDFNVRETCLPSIIAQYPEIIGIDLKPKLETQKKLLCSAIDLNPEDIGSLIERMPQFVSLSESPMLKHIDFLTKCGFSNDQTREMVVGCPQVLALNLGIMKLSYEYFKKEMRRPLQDLVDFPAFFTYGLESTVKPRHKKIIKKGIKCSLAWMLNCSDDKFEQRMSYDTIDIEEVESDPSSSSFDMSTLMQPEREEPDSDSEYDEEEEDDDDEEFA from the coding sequence ATGAAGATTAGGTTCTGTAGCGGATTCACAAAGCCTGGGTTTTTGCTAGTTCACTTTGAGCCACCGTCGTTTCTTGCCGTTAGATCTCGTTCGCTCTCTGATTCCACTTATGGAAACTTATGTAACCACAAGAAGAGACCTGGAATTGGAATTGGAGTTGGTCTAACAGTTCAATGCGCTATTGCGAACCGGAGATTCTCTTCACGTTCTGTGGATTCACCGAGAAGAGAAAGGTCgtctcgttcttcttcttcttcaggacGTGATAGGGATAAGGATAAGGATAAGGGAAGAGGTTCTCAGTCTTTGTATAGTCGTCCTAGTTTGTTAGATATGAATAAAGATAAAGCTGCTAACCGTGCTAAGGTTTATGAGTTCTTGCGTGGGATTGGGATTGTTCCTGATGAGCTTGATGGTCTTGAACTCCCTGTTACAGCTGATGTGATGAAAGAGCGTGTGGAGTTTCTTCACAAGTTGGGGCTTACTATTGAAGATATCAACAATTACCCTCTTGTTCTTGGTTGTAGCGTGAAGAAGAACATGGTTCCGGTTCTTGATTATCTCGGGAAACTAGGTGTGAGGAAATCGACTTTCACTGAGTTTCTTAGAAGATACCCGCAGGTTCTTCACGCTAGTGTTGTTATAGATCTTGCACCTGTGGTTAAGTATCTTCAAGGACTGGATATTAAACCGACTGATGTACCTCGGGTGCTTGAGAGGTATCCTGAAGTTTTAGGCTTTAAGCTGGAAGGGACTATGAGCACATCAGTCGCTTATTTGGTTGGTATAGGTGTAGCTAGGAGGGAGATTGGCGGTGTTTTAACTCGGTACCCTGAGATCTTGGGAATGAGGGTAGCTCGGATAATTAAGCCTCTCGTGGAGTATCTCGAGGGTCTTGGTATTCCAAAACTAGCTGTAGCTAGGTTGATTGAGAAGCGGCCTCACATTCTTGGGTTTGAGTTAGCTGATACGGTGAAACCAAACGTGCAAATCTTGCAAGATTTCAATGTTAGGGAAACATGTCTTCCTTCTATAATTGCACAGTATCCTGAAATCATAGGAATCGACCTGAAACCTAAGCTTGAGACGCAAAAGAAGCTACTTTGTTCAGCCATTGATCTAAACCCGGAGGATATCGGCTCTTTGATCGAGAGAATGCCGCAGTTTGTTAGTCTCAGCGAGTCTCCTATGTTAAAGCACATTGATTTCCTTACCAAGTGTGGATTTTCAAACGATCAAACGAGGGAAATGGTAGTCGGGTGTCCTCAGGTTCTGGCTTTGAACCTCGGAATAATGAAACTCAGCTATGAATACTTCAAAAAGGAAATGAGAAGACCACTTCAAGATCTGGTGGATTTCCCAGCGTTCTTTACCTATGGGCTTGAGTCCACTGTAAAGCCGAGGcacaagaagatcatcaagaaGGGAATCAAATGTTCACTGGCTTGGATGCTTAACTGTTCAGACGACAAGTTCGAACAGAGAATGAGCTACGACACAATAGACATAGAAGAGGTGGAATctgatccatcttcttcttcttttgacatGAGTACATTGATGCAACCTGAGAGAGAGGAACCTGATTCTGATTCCGAgtacgacgaagaagaagaagatgatgacgacgaGGAGTTTGCGTAA